From Eriocheir sinensis breed Jianghai 21 chromosome 16, ASM2467909v1, whole genome shotgun sequence, a single genomic window includes:
- the LOC126999235 gene encoding LOW QUALITY PROTEIN: elongation factor Ts, mitochondrial-like (The sequence of the model RefSeq protein was modified relative to this genomic sequence to represent the inferred CDS: inserted 1 base in 1 codon), protein MKRTGFSISNCKKALEMHENDVEKAESWLQEQAQAQGWEKATKLSGRKTAQGLVGIHIEGQSGAMVEVNCETDFVARNEKFTSLVSEVTRDFFVHGGTQATQTLGIVKESFSEEQLKTLPVGDGKTLGDKLALAIGSIGENMNLARATRLTXPSDTQLVGYCHPSTVDEDLKLGRYGVIVAFKASGPLTEVAKQLCVHIIGMNPKTIGMESDPKAENPDEEKVLVHQEFLSDPEVTVSEVLHREGLNIVDFVRYEAGETQDKAE, encoded by the exons ATGAAGAGGACTGGCTTCTCCATATCCAATTGCAAGAAGGCGCTGGAGATGCATGAGAATGACGTGGAGAAG GCAGAGTCATGGCTGCAGGAACAAGCACAGGCACAGGGCTGGGAGAAGGCCACTAAACTCTCTGGCCGTAAGACAGCCCAGGGCCTCGTCGGCATCCACATAGAAGGCCAGAGTGGGGCCATGGTGGAGGTGAACTGTGAGACCGATTTTGTGGCCAGGAATGAAAAATTTACATCCCTTGTCTCAGAGGTGACCAGAGATTTCTTTGTCCACGGTGGAACGCAAGCGACGCAGACGCTGGGCATAGTGAAG GAATCGTTCTCTGAAGAGCAGCTCAAGACACTGCCAGTGGGCGATGGCAAGACACTTGGGGACAAACTGGCGCTGGCAATTGGCAGCATCGGGGAGAACATGAACCTTGCCCGGGCCACTCGACTCA ACCCAAGCGACACCCAGTTAGTTGGCTATTGTCACCCCAGTACTGTGGACGAGGACTTGAAGCTGGGACGCTATGGGGTGATAGTGGCATTCAAGGCATCAGGGCCACTAACTGAGGTGGCCAAACAGCTCTGTGTCCACATCATAG GGATGAACCCCAAAACCATTGGCATGGAGTCCGACCCCAAGGCTGAGAATCCTGATGAGGAGAAAGTATTGGTGCACCAGGAGTTTCTGAGTGACCCAGAAGTGACGGTGAGCGAGGTGTTGCATCGCGAGGGATTGAACATAGTGGACTTTGTGCGTTACGAAGCAGGAGAAACCCAGGATAAGGCAGAATAG